The Chryseolinea soli genome contains a region encoding:
- a CDS encoding IPT/TIG domain-containing protein, which translates to MKRILRAVQMAVLALLLVWVDGCIRDEVLLPPEITSVSKTSAPSGEIVTINGNNFDGSLQVLVDNGVISTAGTPTRTEAQFIVPFRTQPEEVSLTVKTKYGASQPKAFTVLPPVPIIRTLKPNRSGIGTLVKIAGSYFTNVSAVRFKSSDQETERDAVFTVAGDTILVTVPAGLLPDAADIKVTSASGVSEPAAFLVLMAPKIISFTPDNGAAGKVIKLEGENLSDAQKVTFGPILEAEIITDAPESITVRVPDGAPTDTIYVYTPGGKGKTPKKFSAIPGPAIQTIDKTTGGVGTDVLITGLNFTGAFELKFGTTPAQIVSNDGTKIKTKVPIGGSSGKISVTTPAGTALSTTDFLVQGAPLISKFDPPSGVTGTQIVLTGMNLASITSAKVALKDLKIVSKTDTEVTVEVLAGTVTGKISVQTPGGTFETTDLFTVLGAPQITAVNPSSGIVGTVVTITGINLPSSPYVRFTNNIQATTILKSLSTQIICQVPQGASTGKINVNGALSLTDFVLNVKPIITSFTPAKGGVDTQVTINGSYLTGATVKFANNLTATKVGAGTDNQVIVKVPAGAVTGAISVTTTPGTTNTASKFEILSPPSITSFNPTGGVSGTSVTITGTNLQHNPTVQFFNGVNATVKSVSATQLVVQVPAGASTGRISVTTDAVQTAVASATDFTIVGKPSITSISPASGTVGQPITVNGTNFTNPITVIVNGTSVAGTWVSNNVVKVNVPVNSTVNKSVNVSVKTAADYSNNYPFLLLAEPATAQLKLKPNNNPVDWPVLLEGPNLGTVTRITLNGKVITPNFRQANAITFVVPNDIGSTGAMTLRLFYTSDISTSYKVDLNFTVLNAPPPGPIPPPIIILPPPPPVNLTTNIDADWSVAFNENNDTDGFYWESTVRLDTDQDFQVAGTISSSDATGSFASGYLTLTINGDTYDGQFYNNNIYLTSRTTGRQLVLGSSPCSTPDCK; encoded by the coding sequence ATGAAACGGATCTTACGCGCTGTCCAAATGGCCGTCCTGGCCCTGTTATTGGTCTGGGTTGATGGTTGTATTCGGGATGAGGTTTTGTTGCCTCCGGAAATTACTTCTGTCAGTAAGACGTCGGCGCCGTCCGGGGAGATCGTGACGATCAATGGTAATAATTTCGATGGATCGCTGCAGGTGTTGGTTGACAATGGGGTCATCAGTACAGCCGGTACGCCGACGCGGACGGAGGCGCAGTTCATTGTTCCGTTCCGAACGCAACCAGAAGAAGTTTCCCTCACGGTTAAAACAAAATATGGGGCCTCGCAGCCAAAGGCCTTCACGGTGTTGCCGCCTGTTCCTATCATTCGCACGTTGAAACCTAACCGTTCGGGTATTGGCACGCTCGTTAAGATTGCTGGTAGTTATTTTACCAACGTGTCGGCTGTTAGGTTCAAGTCGTCCGACCAGGAAACGGAGCGAGATGCGGTCTTTACCGTTGCCGGCGATACTATTCTGGTGACCGTACCTGCGGGGCTGTTGCCGGATGCAGCCGATATCAAGGTCACCTCAGCCAGCGGCGTGTCAGAGCCCGCGGCTTTCCTGGTGTTGATGGCGCCTAAAATTATTTCATTCACGCCCGACAACGGCGCTGCTGGGAAAGTGATCAAACTGGAAGGGGAAAATCTTTCGGACGCACAAAAAGTGACCTTCGGGCCGATCCTGGAGGCAGAGATCATCACCGACGCGCCCGAATCCATCACGGTGCGGGTACCCGACGGTGCGCCTACCGATACGATCTACGTATACACACCCGGAGGAAAAGGGAAGACGCCGAAAAAGTTTTCCGCCATCCCCGGGCCCGCTATTCAGACCATAGACAAGACCACGGGGGGAGTGGGCACTGACGTGCTTATCACCGGATTGAATTTTACGGGAGCATTCGAATTGAAATTCGGTACCACACCCGCACAGATCGTATCCAATGATGGCACGAAGATCAAAACTAAAGTGCCCATAGGCGGAAGCAGCGGGAAAATATCCGTGACCACGCCGGCCGGCACAGCGCTATCGACGACCGACTTCCTGGTGCAGGGTGCACCGCTCATTTCGAAGTTCGACCCGCCCTCGGGGGTGACGGGAACGCAGATCGTTCTGACGGGGATGAACCTGGCCTCGATCACGTCGGCGAAAGTGGCATTGAAAGACCTGAAGATCGTGAGCAAGACCGACACCGAGGTGACCGTGGAAGTATTGGCCGGCACCGTGACCGGGAAGATCTCTGTGCAGACCCCGGGCGGTACGTTTGAAACCACGGATCTCTTCACCGTGCTCGGTGCGCCGCAGATCACGGCTGTCAATCCCAGCTCGGGCATCGTCGGAACGGTGGTCACCATCACCGGTATCAATTTGCCGAGTTCGCCTTATGTGCGCTTCACGAATAATATTCAGGCCACCACGATTTTAAAATCGTTGTCGACACAGATCATTTGCCAGGTGCCGCAGGGAGCGTCCACGGGTAAGATCAATGTGAATGGTGCGTTGAGCTTGACGGATTTTGTTTTGAATGTGAAGCCGATCATCACGTCGTTCACACCGGCAAAAGGAGGGGTGGACACGCAGGTCACCATCAACGGTTCTTATCTTACGGGCGCTACCGTAAAGTTCGCGAATAACTTAACCGCCACGAAAGTTGGTGCCGGAACAGACAATCAGGTGATAGTGAAAGTGCCTGCCGGGGCAGTGACCGGCGCCATCAGCGTGACCACCACACCGGGTACAACAAATACGGCCAGTAAGTTTGAAATACTCTCCCCGCCATCGATCACATCGTTCAATCCCACGGGTGGTGTTTCAGGGACCAGTGTGACCATCACCGGCACTAATCTCCAGCACAATCCAACGGTTCAGTTCTTCAACGGGGTAAACGCAACGGTCAAATCCGTATCGGCCACGCAATTGGTGGTGCAGGTTCCGGCGGGGGCGTCCACGGGGAGGATCAGCGTGACGACCGATGCTGTGCAAACTGCGGTGGCGTCGGCCACAGACTTTACGATCGTGGGGAAACCTTCTATCACCAGCATCTCGCCGGCGAGCGGAACGGTGGGGCAGCCGATCACGGTCAACGGTACGAATTTTACAAACCCCATAACCGTCATCGTCAACGGTACGTCTGTAGCGGGAACATGGGTGAGTAACAATGTGGTGAAGGTGAACGTGCCGGTCAACAGCACGGTGAACAAGAGCGTGAACGTGAGCGTGAAGACCGCTGCCGACTATTCCAATAATTATCCTTTCCTGCTCTTGGCCGAGCCGGCCACGGCGCAGCTCAAACTAAAACCGAACAACAACCCCGTGGATTGGCCCGTCTTGCTGGAAGGACCCAACCTGGGCACCGTTACGCGGATCACGCTAAACGGAAAAGTGATCACCCCCAATTTTCGGCAAGCCAACGCGATCACGTTCGTGGTCCCCAACGACATCGGCTCGACCGGCGCCATGACACTACGGTTGTTCTACACGTCCGACATTTCAACGTCGTATAAAGTCGACCTTAACTTCACCGTCCTGAATGCACCGCCGCCGGGTCCCATTCCGCCACCCATCATCATCCTTCCGCCGCCGCCCCCGGTTAACCTGACGACCAACATCGATGCCGATTGGTCTGTGGCCTTCAATGAAAACAATGACACCGATGGCTTCTATTGGGAGTCTACTGTAAGGCTGGACACCGATCAGGACTTTCAGGTGGCGGGCACCATTTCCAGCAGCGACGCAACGGGAAGTTTTGCCAGCGGCTATCTCACGCTCACCATCAATGGCGACACCTACGATGGCCAGTTCTACAACAACAACATCTATCTCACCAGCCGCACTACCGGGCGGCAGCTTGTGCTGGGAAGCAGCCCGTGTAGTACACCGGATTGTAAATAA
- a CDS encoding caspase family protein, which produces MKKLFVLLLLSALVWPAAAQQVIKAKSGEQAYNIQADTAHNATAKAAERKIALVIGNKGYKISPLANAVNDANDLAELLKQKNFDVTKVIDGTRLEMRNAVRQFTEKIAQGGVGLFYYSGHGVQVDGDNFLVPIDASFEYKEEVPDVCVSVSSILRFMESSNNRLNIMILDACRNSPFKSFSRSGEKGMVRVEAPTGSIVAYSTAPGKTASDGTDRNGLYTAKLMKYMNVPGLKIEDIFKQVRIEVSNESGNRQVPWESNSLMGDFYFTP; this is translated from the coding sequence ATGAAAAAGCTTTTTGTTCTCCTGCTGTTGAGCGCCTTGGTGTGGCCCGCCGCAGCGCAGCAAGTTATCAAGGCAAAAAGCGGGGAGCAAGCCTACAACATCCAGGCCGATACAGCGCATAACGCCACCGCTAAAGCGGCAGAGCGCAAGATCGCCCTCGTCATTGGCAACAAGGGTTACAAGATCTCGCCCCTGGCAAACGCCGTGAACGACGCCAACGATCTGGCTGAGCTATTGAAACAAAAGAATTTCGACGTCACCAAGGTCATCGACGGCACCCGCCTGGAGATGCGCAACGCCGTGCGGCAGTTCACGGAAAAGATCGCCCAGGGTGGGGTTGGGCTGTTCTATTATTCCGGGCATGGCGTCCAGGTGGATGGCGACAACTTCCTGGTGCCCATCGACGCTTCGTTTGAGTATAAAGAAGAGGTACCCGATGTGTGTGTTAGCGTGTCGTCCATTCTGAGGTTTATGGAGTCGTCGAACAACCGTCTGAACATCATGATCTTGGATGCATGCCGGAACAGTCCCTTCAAATCGTTCTCGCGTTCCGGTGAAAAAGGCATGGTAAGGGTGGAGGCACCGACCGGGTCCATCGTGGCCTATTCCACGGCCCCGGGCAAGACCGCGTCCGATGGCACGGACCGGAATGGGCTTTACACGGCCAAGTTGATGAAATACATGAACGTGCCCGGTTTGAAGATCGAGGACATCTTCAAGCAAGTGCGGATCGAAGTGAGCAACGAATCGGGGAACCGCCAAGTGCCCTGGGAAAGCAACTCGTTGATGGGCGACTTCTATTTCACCCCCTGA
- a CDS encoding T9SS type A sorting domain-containing protein, whose product MTINNFTLNRSSGRVYVFDDLIVNGTTTLTNGVLDIRGFLFTMNGNIALSGGQFAVNEFARLQVTGTGTISGNANFTNESAGGLPMLAIAMNRPSSTFTIGSNLDLSILNLVVGAFAPSGTFRMGTGGTITRTDGTMTTAPGAVSSYNVVYNGSSSISTGPELPYNPNTTRLTDLTNQGAGTITLSQPTTINGTLTLTNGTFNAGSNAVTFKGNIVSNASGIFTSSPVVFDGTSAISGSIPLTLGAFQVNTSHSLNLGTGTTVNIAGNVTNNGSIYGGTSTAIFNGTTTLTNTNDALLLGRFNNVQITGALTLSITDFIEPVPDSALYRIKVSGDWTVTGGTFTAGVSRVDFNGTGAQAITSGGQNFYSTYFLGSGVATLGSALTATNDIMVSSTSSLDVSTNNYQVAVAEDFVVDGTYTARQGTLLLNGIGRPQSITRTTGSGPIHLYNLQVNKTGAVAAVTVLTNVDVEHFLTVTSATTVNAGTNLLRLLSTAAATARVTALGAGAVINGSVIVQRHMPNTAGANSFRYLSAPVTGTTVADWRSEIPITSIFYYDETFNTGSSSLEARYRSYSLTGALTPQGRGYSAKVNSTAAQIFDSRGTLGQGAVPVNVTAHSAGGLDGWNLIGNPYPSAIDWNQVTVPTGLNNAIYITDNFNNSGQGTGLKYVSYVDGVPSVQGYAGIIAQGQAFWVRATAPATVTFQEDDKTTTAAQFFREDSAALVLPNILRIKMAGNGLQDETVLRLHEPATDGFDPKYDAYKLMNSALSLMTRAGDNQYLSINSLASLDCDKSIPVSVVGAVKGSYQMSFAGLETFNANLNFYLVDSLLNTSVNIRDAASYSFTVSATDLPNLWKRFYVTVGKAAVKTDLKTQGESICVDNTLATVTLEQSQADVLYAITYNGQTTDYVKGNGSTLALPVSTSLLTAGDNELTILAKSSSCLTLPLLAKPVITVVSKGVVASTREGNTCDAGSVTLTATGAPESGWYNWYEEETDTTPIAGQQGASFTTPVIPKTKTYFVSVVNAAGCEGDRVAVKANVTNLDPVTLSGEGTTLISSYATGNQWYRDGVALEGATTNKIEAVESGVYTVEVTSGDCKTSASREVTITASEAGLNGFGAVTIYPNPTQRKALVQVKTTNKNVMATLINASGVDLEAKELKGEGGVKEAEFDLGTSAIGVYYVLIVDGSKKYTEKIVKIK is encoded by the coding sequence TTGACCATCAACAATTTCACCCTCAACCGCAGCAGCGGAAGAGTTTATGTATTTGATGACTTGATCGTAAACGGCACTACCACGCTAACAAACGGCGTCCTGGATATCCGTGGATTTTTGTTCACCATGAACGGAAACATCGCCCTCAGTGGCGGCCAGTTCGCTGTCAACGAGTTTGCACGACTGCAGGTCACCGGAACAGGTACGATCTCCGGTAACGCGAACTTTACGAATGAAAGCGCTGGCGGACTCCCTATGCTGGCGATTGCCATGAACCGTCCCAGTTCAACCTTTACGATTGGTTCAAACCTCGATCTGAGTATTCTGAACCTGGTGGTTGGAGCATTCGCTCCCTCCGGTACTTTCCGTATGGGAACGGGCGGTACGATCACCCGTACAGACGGCACGATGACCACTGCGCCCGGAGCCGTCTCCAGTTACAATGTGGTCTACAATGGTTCATCCAGCATCAGCACAGGACCCGAATTACCATACAATCCAAACACCACCAGGCTCACGGATTTGACCAACCAGGGCGCCGGTACCATCACCCTTTCTCAGCCGACAACCATTAACGGAACGCTCACGCTCACCAACGGAACGTTCAACGCCGGGTCCAATGCCGTGACATTCAAAGGGAACATTGTGAGCAATGCGTCGGGTATCTTCACATCAAGTCCTGTAGTATTTGACGGCACCTCGGCGATCAGCGGCTCAATTCCCTTGACCTTGGGAGCGTTCCAAGTCAATACTTCCCATTCCTTGAATTTGGGAACAGGAACCACCGTGAACATTGCTGGCAATGTGACCAACAACGGATCCATTTACGGAGGCACCAGCACAGCCATATTCAATGGCACTACCACGCTGACCAACACCAACGACGCCCTGTTGCTCGGACGGTTCAACAACGTTCAGATCACCGGCGCGCTTACCCTGTCAATAACCGATTTTATTGAACCTGTCCCGGACTCCGCACTCTACCGTATTAAAGTCTCCGGCGATTGGACCGTGACCGGCGGTACGTTTACAGCCGGTGTGAGCCGTGTTGATTTTAATGGAACCGGAGCACAGGCCATCACTTCGGGCGGACAGAATTTTTATTCAACCTATTTCCTCGGTTCCGGGGTAGCCACGTTGGGCAGTGCCCTGACCGCGACAAACGATATCATGGTCAGCTCGACCTCCAGCCTGGATGTTTCTACAAACAATTACCAGGTCGCAGTCGCCGAAGATTTTGTTGTCGATGGCACCTATACGGCACGCCAGGGTACACTGTTGCTCAATGGTATTGGCCGGCCTCAATCGATCACCCGGACCACGGGTTCCGGACCGATCCACTTGTATAACCTGCAGGTGAACAAAACCGGCGCAGTAGCCGCCGTCACCGTCCTGACGAACGTAGACGTTGAACACTTCCTCACGGTAACTTCGGCCACCACGGTGAACGCCGGTACCAACCTGCTTCGCTTGTTGTCCACCGCAGCCGCCACGGCGCGGGTCACAGCATTGGGTGCGGGTGCCGTCATCAACGGTTCAGTAATCGTTCAGCGTCATATGCCGAACACCGCCGGCGCGAACAGCTTCCGCTACTTGTCTGCCCCTGTAACGGGCACTACCGTTGCGGACTGGCGTAGCGAAATTCCCATCACGTCCATCTTCTATTACGACGAGACCTTTAATACGGGCTCTTCTTCGCTCGAAGCACGCTACCGGTCATACTCGCTCACCGGTGCCCTCACACCCCAGGGACGCGGCTATTCAGCCAAGGTGAACAGCACGGCGGCACAGATCTTCGATTCCCGTGGTACACTTGGACAAGGCGCCGTGCCGGTCAACGTGACGGCACATTCGGCAGGTGGGCTTGATGGTTGGAACCTTATCGGTAACCCGTATCCCTCGGCCATCGACTGGAACCAGGTAACGGTGCCTACGGGGTTGAACAATGCGATTTATATCACCGACAACTTTAATAATAGCGGCCAGGGCACCGGATTGAAATACGTATCCTACGTGGATGGCGTACCGAGTGTACAAGGCTATGCAGGGATCATTGCACAAGGCCAGGCCTTCTGGGTGCGGGCGACAGCGCCCGCTACGGTGACGTTCCAGGAAGACGATAAGACCACTACCGCGGCACAATTCTTCCGTGAAGACAGCGCGGCACTGGTCCTCCCTAATATTCTGCGCATCAAAATGGCCGGCAACGGCCTGCAGGACGAGACCGTGTTGCGTTTGCACGAACCGGCTACCGACGGGTTCGATCCGAAATACGATGCCTACAAATTGATGAACAGCGCGCTTAGCCTCATGACGAGGGCCGGCGACAACCAGTACCTTTCCATCAACTCCTTGGCAAGCCTGGATTGCGATAAGAGTATCCCCGTGTCTGTGGTGGGCGCTGTGAAGGGAAGCTACCAGATGTCATTCGCTGGCTTGGAGACCTTCAACGCCAACCTGAACTTCTACTTGGTGGATTCGCTGCTCAACACTTCGGTGAACATCCGCGATGCGGCGAGCTATAGTTTTACAGTTTCTGCTACGGACTTACCCAACCTTTGGAAACGTTTTTACGTCACGGTGGGCAAAGCTGCGGTGAAAACAGATTTGAAGACCCAGGGTGAAAGCATTTGCGTCGACAATACATTGGCTACGGTAACGCTGGAGCAATCACAGGCTGACGTACTGTATGCGATCACCTACAACGGCCAGACCACGGACTATGTGAAAGGTAATGGCAGTACACTCGCCTTGCCTGTGAGCACGTCCCTGTTGACCGCCGGCGACAATGAACTGACCATCCTGGCGAAGTCCTCGTCTTGCTTAACCCTGCCTTTACTGGCAAAACCTGTCATCACGGTAGTGAGCAAAGGCGTTGTGGCGAGTACACGTGAAGGAAATACCTGCGACGCGGGAAGCGTGACGCTGACGGCTACGGGTGCTCCTGAATCGGGTTGGTACAACTGGTATGAAGAAGAAACCGACACCACACCGATTGCCGGCCAGCAAGGTGCATCGTTCACCACGCCGGTGATTCCCAAGACCAAAACGTATTTCGTGTCGGTAGTAAATGCCGCCGGATGTGAAGGCGACCGTGTAGCCGTGAAAGCAAACGTGACGAACCTGGATCCCGTAACCTTATCGGGCGAGGGCACCACGCTGATCTCCAGCTATGCGACCGGCAACCAATGGTATCGCGACGGCGTGGCCTTGGAAGGGGCCACCACCAACAAGATCGAGGCCGTGGAAAGCGGTGTCTACACCGTGGAGGTGACGTCGGGCGATTGCAAGACTTCGGCTTCACGCGAAGTGACGATCACGGCCAGTGAAGCAGGTCTGAATGGGTTCGGTGCTGTGACAATCTATCCCAACCCAACCCAGCGCAAGGCGTTGGTGCAGGTTAAAACGACAAACAAGAATGTGATGGCCACGCTGATCAATGCTTCCGGGGTTGACCTGGAGGCGAAAGAGCTGAAAGGTGAAGGCGGCGTGAAGGAGGCGGAATTTGATTTGGGCACAAGCGCCATCGGCGTATACTATGTCCTGATTGTAGATGGTTCGAAAAAGTACACTGAAAAAATCGTTAAAATAAAATAA